CTTTCTTAAGGAGTTAGTTCTGAAACTATAGATGGTAAATACAAGAGTCGGCTTCTAAGTGAGAACTTGCCTGTGTCTCACTCAAGACAACTATGCTAGAATTGATGGTGTTTCTAAAAGGTATTCAGAAGTACATGTATATGACAGAAAGAGGAGTAAGAACAGGATTGGTTTCTTACCACAGCGGTTCTGTGTTCAGTGATAGATTCAATGgcagcctttttttttgcttctttctctttgtttttaatttgatattCATCTTCTACCTCTGCAGCTCCTCTAGCAAGACGATCATCTTCAATCTTAAATGCTTTATTCATCTGTGCAGCTAGTTGTTCAAAAGCTTTGTCCTTGTGCTCCTGCATTAGCCTGCAGGAGAGCATAAGCTACCATAACATACTTGGATATCCACTCAGATTACCTGAGGCACTGCTCCTAACAAAGCCAGAAATCCCACTTCCACCACCAACAGCACCAATTACTATGGGAACTTGCAGGCatattttctggaatttttacttctttttcaagttttaattacagaaaaattgcTTGCATCACAAAGTCCTGATTTTGCTGATATAAAAAGTCATAGAAATATTTGTcacaaaattaaattgcaaTTTGGAATCTTAATGCTGAAAACCATAGCACCAGACTCACCTATTAGTCTCTGCAACTTTTTCTCTTGTCAGATCAGCcatcatttcttttcctttaatataaGCCTTAATCCGATCATCgtcttcatcttctttttccttctcttcagctttaattattttctgttcagctaCATACTCCTGTTTAAGTGGAAgattacttctatttttatgtAGAATGAGATTTTTGAAAcgaacttgaaaaaaaaaaatctagcaaaGACTTCAGGCCTAACCTATAATAAAAGTTCTTTGGTTCTGTCAGTGGAGAAGCCAAAGAAGATAGAAACCCAGAGATGGAAGAGAATTCTCATGACCTACTTAACACAAACTACCACAAAAGTAAAATTAGTATGTGGTTGCAGCCCCAAGCGCAGTATCTTtatcttctgttctttcctctACTTCCCCACTGGCTCCAACTGTACTGCTCCCATCCTGTGTATCATTCAGGCAGCACAAACTCTGAAGGGCTCAAACAGTAAGAGTCTTTAGAACCATAAAAATGTAAGGTACAAGGTATTTTGTAATCAGGCAGAAATGGCAGTTATAAGTATATACAGGGTTTATTGCATATacaaagctggggaaaataGGGCAAAATTCATATAACTGGGGTGTGAAAGAGCATGTGGGGAATAAAGCAAGTAGGGTTTCAGTGGGAATTCTTTCCTCTTACTCTCTCACATGCCAATGAGTCATCACAGCACTTCCACTTCAGCCTCCCTGCTCAAGCAAGCATGGGAACAGTAGGTGTGGTAAGTAGGTCTTGACTAATCTAGTCATCTCCAATCACAATGGAAAGACTAGTTAAAAAGATATTGTCGTGTTCAGACTCAGGCTATCCCCTCTTCCTAACAAAGGAAAATGGGCTTAAAAGAGAGCAGGTACCTGGAACCTAAACAGAGTTCTCAAGTAAAGGCCAATCTCCTTGCTGTCTGTAGCAGACATCTTCCATCATAGGCCAGTCAAAATTCAGGTGTCACCCGAATAACTTCCAAGAGGCCTTTCTcaaaagcacaaaggaaagaCATGGCCTGCAACTGCCAGGATAGGCATATGATCCAATGCTACTGAAGCTGTCAGCAGACCTCCTGTTGTCAGTAGGCCCGTTTATTTGTGGGCCTAACACAGCCATTTCACTCCTGGCACCCTAGGTCAACAAACGTTTTGAACTGTCTGCTTTTGTGTTACTTACATGATGCTGCCTCTGGAGTTcagctttttcctcctgttccttttcttttcctctctgaatttCCAGTTGGTACAATTGGTTcaatctctgtattttttccccttctctcttaTCTTCTAGCTTGGCCAGAGCTGCCTGATGCTTATGCTCTTCTATTCTGAATcagagaaagaagctgaatAAACAAGCTGAGGGCTGCATTAACTACTGCACAGATATGGATTCTGCACATCTGCAGGTACCTAAACAGCAAAAATCCCGATACTTTGACAAGAAAGTAGAATGTCAGAGACCAAAAATGGAAGCGCGATTTTTAAAAGGTAGGTGCAAATCCTTTGCCCAAAGCCTAGCACAGGGTGCAAAAGCAAACTGCTGCCCACACAGGCTGGGCCCCTGCCAGCCTGCGGTGCCACTGCCAGCCATCACCCCTGTGTGTGAGTCACTCTGGGTTGAGGGAAGCGGCTGTAACAGAATTTTGCCTCAGCGCGACAAGTCACTAGCCAGAACATAGGCACCTTGTTTAATTTATTGGGACAGACGTAGCCGGTGACAGCAAGAGACGTTCCTGAAGTAGCAGAACGGAGTtctggggaagcagcaggtgAGGTGACAGACCTGCGGCCCGACCACGGAGCGGGGATGATCAGGAACAGCGG
The DNA window shown above is from Falco naumanni isolate bFalNau1 chromosome 8, bFalNau1.pat, whole genome shotgun sequence and carries:
- the LOC121092504 gene encoding coiled-coil domain-containing protein 173-like; this encodes MDCEEAGAARREAELERSRYRDRRAVAQEQLAQIEEHKHQAALAKLEDKREGEKIQRLNQLYQLEIQRGKEKEQEEKAELQRQHHEYVAEQKIIKAEEKEKEDEDDDRIKAYIKGKEMMADLTREKVAETNRLMQEHKDKAFEQLAAQMNKAFKIEDDRLARGAAEVEDEYQIKNKEKEAKKKAAIESITEHRTAVMKMKVEKEREEKAEDEKDRNQWMTADHIYLEMEKAKKQKQRDASIEVQKIQMQQMAEKQAKKQQEKQADLDYDAQREAAFRKDRAFQK